GACCGGGCAAACAAAGCCGCCGAGGCTGGGTCCGTCACGGGTCAGGATCACCGGGAAGTCGCCGGTGAAGTTCACCGCGCCTATGGCATATTCGCAGTCGTGAACGTTGGAAGGGTGCAGGCCAGCTTCGCCGCCGTTGGCGCGGGCCCAGCCCGGTTTCGGCCCGACCAGACGCACGCCCAGGCGGTTAGAGTTGTAGTGAACCTGCCACTCGCTGGCAAAGAATTCGTCGATCGATTCCTGAGTAAAGAAATCCGGTGCGCCATGAGGGCCGTAAAGCACGCCGATACGCCACTCGTCGCCGTAAACCGGCACCAGAGAAGCTTCCACCGCCTGAGGTTCGCTGACCGGCGCAGGCGTGGTGCAGGCGGCCAGTTCAGGTTGGGAGATGGCCAGCATATCGGCTACGCGCAACGTGCGTCCGGCGTGACCGCCAAACTGACCCAGCGCGAAGGTGGAACGGCTGCCCAGATATTCCGGTACGTCAAACCCGTTGCGTACTGCAAGGTAGGTTCGGCAGCCCATCTGCGCGCGGCCCAGCGTCAGAGTCTGACCCGCTTTAACATTCACTGGCTGCCAGTAAGCTACGGTTTCGCCATCCAGCGTGGCCGGGCATTCCGCGCCGGTCAGAGAGATCAGCGCGTCGCTGTGGAAGCGCAGCGTTGGCCCCTGCAAGGTGAATTCCAGGCCCGCTGCTTCTTCAGCGTTACCCACAATACGGTTCGCCAGGCGGAAGGCAAAGTCATCCATCGGGCCGGAAGGCGGCACGCCAATATCCCAGTAGCCGAGACGGCCAGGGTAATCCTGAATGCTGCTCCAGGTGCCTGGTTGAATAACTTCAACCACGGGTGACAGCGGGGTGAAGCTGTCCAGCATCCGGGTCCAGATTTTGCCGCTGCGGAAGGCTTCCGTGGCGACAATCTGACGCAGATAATCCAGGTTGGTGGCGATGCCGTGCAGGCGGGTTTCGCTGAGCGCCTGCTGCATTTTAGCCAGCGCCGCTTCGCGGTTTTCCGCATGGACAATCAGCTTGGCAATCATCGGATCGTAAAAAGCAGAAACTTCGGTGCCGGTGGAGATCCAGCCATCCACGCGCACGTCATCCGGGAAACAGACCTCAGTGAGGACACCGGGACTTGGCTGGAAGTTTTTCAGCGGATCTTCAGCGTAGATGCGTACTTCAATCGACGCACCCTGCGGCGCTTTCGTCAGGCGATCCCAGTCAATTTGTTCTTCTGCCGCCACGAGCAGCATGCACTCCACCAGATCCAGCCCGGTAACGGATTCGGTGACCGGATGCTCTACCTGCAGGCGGGTATTCACTTCCAGGAAGAAGAATTCATCCCGTTCTGCATCGTAAATATATTCAACCGTTCCGGCGCTGCGATAGCTGACCAGCTCGCCCAGTTTCACGGCCGATGCCAGAAGCGCGGCGCGTGTGGCTTCCGGCAATTGGGGGGCCGGGGTTTCTTCCACTACTTTCTGGTTGCGGCGTTGCAGGGAACAGTCACGTTCGCCCAGGGCGATGACCTTGCCTTTGCCATCGCCAAAAATCTGCACTTCCACATGCCGCGCGCGATCGATGCAGCGCTCCAGGAACACGCCAGCATCACTGAAGAACTGTTCACCCAGACGACGGACGCTTTCCCACGCGTTACGCAATGCCTCTGCATCCGCGCAGCGGGTCAGGCCAATTCCCCCGCCGCCAGCGGTGCTTTTCAGCATCACCGGATAGCCAATGCGCACGGCGGCACTGAGCGCCTCTTCCAGCGTTTCCAGCAGCGGTGTGCCCGGCGTCATCGGTACGCCTGCATCGGCTGCCAGCTCACGCGCGCGGTGCTTAAGGCCAAACTCGCCAATCTGATGGGCAGTTGGCCCGACAAAAACGATGCCGGCTTCTTCACAGGCGGCGGCAAACGGCAGGCTTTCAGAAAGAAAACCATAGCCCGGCCAGATGGCCTGAGCGCCGGTCTCTGTGGCTGCCGCAAGGATCTTATCAATGCGTAAATAGCTGTCGCTGGCTTTCTCTCCACCCAGTGCGATGGCGATATCAGCATCCTTAACGTGCTGAGCATTTTTATCGGCGGCGGAATAGACCGCCACGCTGGTAATGCCCAGCCGTTTCAGGGTTCGGATGGCGCGGCAGGCAATTTCGCCACGGTTGGCGATCAGCACGGTATTAAACATTGTCAGTCTCCCTACGGCTCAGCCAGTTACGCCAGCCGCCGAATTCGGTAATGTCCGTGGCTTCAGGCAGCACGGCCGGTTCACAGATAAAGCCTTTCACCAGGCGGCCATCGGCCAGTTCCAGCGTGCCGATGCCCAGCGGAGAGGGAATTTCAGCCACAAACTCGCCGAAACGCGCCAGCGGGATATCCCACAACTCCACGATAATGGCGGCACCGTCGTGGCCTCTGGCGAGACCTGGCTTGTGTGGCCTGGTGTTGGCCAGGGCATACAGGCGGTAGCAGGCCGCGGTTATCGTCTCTTCAACCAGTACCGCATCGCGGCTGGTGAGCTGGTGGTTCAGAGGCATTCCGGTGAGATGCGCACCGACAACGGCCACGCGCACATGCAGGGGTGAAGCGGGGAAGGGTGTGTGAGTGTGGGGTTGCGGCTTGCCGGTTGCTCCCAGGCTCAGCGCCTGGCTGGCCTGCCAGCGCTGGCCGAAGGTTGCCAGCGCACGGTCATACCAGGCCGGAGCAATTAAAGTGATCCCGGCGGGTAATCCGTCTGCACGGAACGGCCCCGGCAAAGCGAGAGCAGAGAGATCCGCCAGGTTAGTAAAGTTGGTGTAGGTGCCGAACTGTGAATTGAAACGCACCGGCTCCTGCTTCATCTCTTCCAGCGTGTGGATGGTCGGTGAGGTCGGTACTACCAGCGCATCGAACTGGCTCAGGGTTTGCTGGATCTGACGGGTCAGTTCTGCACGCAGGTATTCCGCTTTGTAGGCATCAACGGCGCTGTAGTTATGGCCGCTGGCGACGATGCCATGCACCACCGGGTCCATCTCTTCTTTACGATCCAGCATTTCGCCCACGGCCACGGTGCGCTCAGCCACCCACGGGCCGTAATAGAGCTGTTCCGCAAGCTGGTGGAAAGCCGAGAAATTGATCGGATGCAGCGTGGCACCCGCGGCTTGCAGCGCGGTGACGGAGGCTTCCCAGGCGGCCTGCGCCAGAGCATCGCCATAGAATTCCAGTCTTGAGGGTATTGCCAGGCGCGGTGTGGCAGGCAGTGAAGCGGGAGCCAGACCCGGATTAACGCGGGAGTAAGCATCGCTGCTGTCATAGCCTCCGGCACAGGTCGCCGCCAGGAAAGCATCTTCCACCGTCAGGGCAAATACCGAAATTGTGTCGTTCAGGCGGCAGGCGGGCACCACGCCGGTGGCAGATAACCAGCCTTTGGTCGGCTTCAGCCCGACGATGTTATTGAAGCCAGCCGGAACGCGGCCAGAGCCTGCGGTATCGGTTCCCAGCGCAAAGCCGACCAGACCGCGAGCGGTAACCGAGGCTGAACCTGAACTTGAGCCGCCGCTGACGTAGTCCGGGTTAAAGGTATTTTTAACTGCACCAAACGGCGAGCGCGTGCCTACCAGGCCGGTGGCGTACTGGTCCAGGTTGGTTTTGCCAATCACCACCGCGCCAGCAGCTTTAAGGTTCGCTACGGCTGTGGCATCGGCGGCAGCTTGATAAGTGAAGGCAGGGCAGGCGGCGGTGGTCGGCCAGCCCGCCACATCGATATTGTCTTTTACGGCAAAGGGCACACCAAACAGCGGCAGTGAGGCTGGGTCTTTCTGCCAGGCAACCAGAAGAGGCTCCACCTGCACGTGAATCTGCGCGGGGGTGGCGAGATAAAGCCAGGCGTTATCGTCGGTGGAGAGTCCGCCCACCAGATTTTCCAGCGTGACGAGAACGTCATCAGGATGCTGTTGATAATGGTGCTGCCAGTCGCTCAGGGTGAAGCCGGTGGTCAAAGCCATACGTTGGATTCCGTCTGGTATACAAGATGGAATTCAATAGAGCAAAAGTTGTGCCAACAGATTATATTATTGATTTGTATGAAATATTATTGCGTTAATGCTGTGGGTTGCACGCTTGACGGGCAACAGATGAACAAAAATGGGGCGGTAAGGCAGACTGCGGGAGTAGGGTGACGCGTTGACGATATAAACTATTTATAAGTAATTCCTTATCAGGGAGATAAGGTTATGTGGCAGATAAAGCTAACGGATTTATTTAAAGATTAGTTACGCGCTCAGGATTCAGCATGCTGGTCATCCCATCAGAGCCTTTTATACCTTATCATCAGCTGGCAGCATCTCTTATATCATGCTGTAACCGGAGTAAGTTTCTCCTGCAAAAACTCCAGAAACACCCTGTTTACCTCACTGCGTTGACGGTGTTGAGGATACACAGCATTCAGGATCAGCGGCGGGGGAAGGTAGTCATCCAGCACCCTGACCAGCTCGCCGCGTTTCAGCGCCTTGCCGACAATAAATTCCGGTAAATGCACCAGCCCCAGCCCGGCAACGGCTGCATCCAGCAGCACTTCGCCATTATTACTGTGTACCGGGCCGTTCACCGCCATCACTTTTCGTTTCCCTGCTACCTTCAGCTCCCAGCCGGTTTGTCCCTCGCGACCAAAACGCAGGCAGGCGTGTTCGGTCAGCTGTTCTGGCGTGACAGGGGCAGGGAACCGTTCCAGATAGGACGGGCTGCAACAGATCAGACGTTCCAGCTTGCCCAGCCGTCGGGCTATCAGCGTCGAGTCGTCCAGGCTGCCAATACGGATAGCCATATCAAAGCCTTCGCCAATCACATCCACATAGCGGTCCGCCAGCTCTACCTGGAATTGCACGGCGGGATGCAGCGTCAGAAATTCGGCAATTAACGGGGAGAGATGGCTCATGCCAAACGACATCGGCATGCTGATACGGAAAGAGCCTTGCAGTTCCTGACGGCGTTCTGACACCGCCAGTTCGGCTTCTTCAATCTCATCAAGAATACGTCGGGCATGCTGCGCGAACAGGCGTCCGGCATCGGTGACCGAGAGTTTGCGGGTATTACGGATCAGCAGCCGGGCACCCAGTGAGGCTTCCAGCGCGGCCATGCGGCGGCTGACGTACTGCTTTGACAACATCAGCCGATCGGCAGCGGCCGTAAAGCTGCCGCAGTCGATCACTGCGCCATATATCCTGAGATCTTCTATCTGCATATTGTCCACCAAAACGTGACAGTAATTGCCTTTACAGTCCATAGCCAGGCAAATGAGTTTACCTGTAATCTTAACTCATCGGAAGGGCAGCCGCCCTCCAGCCACATAACAGAGACCAGGAGCAGATCATGATTGAACAACGTTTGTCAGAACAGCGCGGAGTAGGCGATCACGGTTGGTTGAAGTCTCATCATACGTTTTCTTTCGCCAACTACTGGGATCCAAAACAGGTTGGATTTTCAGATCTGCTGGTGATCAACGATGACCGTGTCGCTAAAGCGCGTGGCTTCGGTGCTCACCCACACAGCAACATGGAGATCATCTCCTACGTGCTTCAGGGCGCACTGGAGCATAAAGACTCCATGGGCACCGGATCGGTGATTGTCCCAGGCGATGTGCAGTTGATGAGTGCCGGCAGCGGCGTGACGCACAGTGAGTTTAACCACTCCAGTACCGAGGGCGTGCACTTCCTGCAAATCTGGATCATTCCGGCTGAAAAAAATACCCCTCCAGGTTATCAGCAGGTGTCGGTTACCGAAGCAGAAAAACGCGGCAATCTGCGGTTGATTGTTTCGCCTGATGGCGCAAACAACGCGCTTAAAGTGCGTCAGGACATGAAAATCTACGCCGGGCTGTTCGACGGTGACGAGCAGCAGACCCTGACGCTGGATGATGACCGATACGCCTATATTCAGGTGGCGCGGGGCAGCATCACGGTGAACGGCGTGAAATTCAAAGAGGGTGATGGTGCCCGAGTACGGGATGAGAAAACCCTGACCTTCAGCGAAGGCGATGACGCAGAAGTGCTGGTATTCGACCTGCGTCCGGTGGAAGTGAACCACCAGACCCGATAAGCGCCAGACTTGCTTAGCGCTATAAAAACGGCCACCCCAGGGTGGCCGTTTTGCGTTTTACAGCATCATTAAAAATTAATGCGCCTGCAGGAAGGCCAGCAGATCGTCATTCAGCCGATCCTGATGGGTGACGGCAAAGCCGTGAGGGGCATTGTCATACACTTTCAGCTCTGCGCCTTTGATCATCTCCGCCGCTACCTTGCCGGTGGTTTCAAATGGCACAACCTGATCGTTGCTGCCGTGGATCACCAGGGTTGGCACGGTGATTTTACCCATGTCCTGACGGAAATCCGTTTCAGAGAAAGCGGTGACGCAATCCAGCGTGCCTTTAAGCGACGCCAGAAGCGCGATATTCAGCGTCTGAGCCAGTGCGCCTTCGGAGACAGTCTGACCGGCATTCAGGCCATAGAATGGCGTGGAGAAATCGCTGATAAACTGGGCACGATCTTTACGCAATCCCTCTTTAATTCCGGCAAACACCGAGCGATCCACGCCCTCAGCGTAATCATCAGCCTTGCCAAAGATCGGCGTCACCGCACCCAGCAGCACCAGGCCGGCAACACGTTCAGTGCCGTACTGACCAATGTAGCGAGCCACATCACCGCCGCCCATTGAGAAGCCCACCAGCGTTACTTCACGCAGATCCAGTTGGGCGATCAGATCGTTAATGTCAGAGGCAAAAGTGTCGTAGTCATAGCCGGTCCAGGGCTGATCTGAACGGCCAAATCCACGACGGTCAAAGGCAATGGCACGGTAGCCACGCTCGGCGAGGAAATTCATCTGGCTGTCCCACATATCGGCATCCAGCGGCCAGCCGTGGCTGAACAGTACGGGTTTACCTGACCCCCAGTCTTTGTAGTAGATCTCTGTGCCGTCAGCTGCTGTAAAGGTGCTCATGGTAGTTACCTCAATATGTCAGGAGTGAAAGAGGGCGCGCCGGTTAAACCGGTGCCACCAGATAACGAACTTCAGGAAGGTTATCTCCCTGGTGATAGCCATAAACCCGGTTCTGGATCTTGCGGTCGTTTTGCGTGTAGCGCTCTTTTTGACGCAAATGCTCCATCCAGGAACCCACCACAAAAGTTTCAACGAAGATGCCAGGCTGCAGGATGTCTTCGTAAAGTGACCAGGCGAAAGCGCCACCCCGGCGTCTTACCCGGCGCATATCCTGCATGCAGACCGTAAAATCATGCGCATCAGCGGCGTTGATCTGGTACTCATAGCTGATCATCACCGGCCCGCGTTCGTGGCGAATCTCTGGACGCGGCGCAATGTCATCTTCAATGGCGCTGTCCAGATTAAGATCCGGATCCTGATCGAGTCGCCAGCGCAACACGGTACTGCTCGCCAGGATCATGCCTGCGGCCGCCACGCACAGCGAAACCGAGATGCTTAAGTGAGAGGCCAGTTGTCCCCAAATAGCGCTGCCAACGGTCATTGAACCGAAAAACACCGTGAGATAAACCGCCAGCGCACGGGCTTTCACCCATTTGGCCGCACTGCGTTGTGCACCCAGGTTTAGCGTGGAAAGCACCGCTATCCAGGCGAAGCCGGTGAAGAATTCACAGGCGTTGAGCAACCAGAAATGGCGGACATAAGCCAGCGCCAGCATGGTCAGCGCAAACATCACGCTGGCAAGCACCATCAGACGATCGGCGCTGAACTGTTTACGCAAACGCGGCAGCATTACGGCGCCGGTGATGGCACCCACGCCGATGCAGGCCAGCATAATGCCGTAACCGCCGGGGCCAAGGCCGAGTTCGCGACGTGCCACCAGTGGCAACAATGCCCAGCCAGCACTGCCGAACACGAAGAAGGCTACCGTGCGCATCAGCACATTGCGCAGTACCGGTGCCGCGTGAACGTAACGGATCCCTGCCCGCACAGCCGGAAAGAAATGCTCGGGCGGCAAACGCTGCACGCCCGGTTCAGCTTTCCAGCGCCAGAGCACAAAGGCCACGCCCAGCACTGACAGCGCATTGAGCATAAACACCATCCAGGGACCGACCAGGGAGAGGATTAACCCGCCCAGAGCCGGGCCGATGGCGCGACTGATGTTAATGCCCAGCGAGTTCAGCGCAATGGCCGGTCCCAGCGACGGCTTATCCACCAGATCCGGCACTATGGCCTGGAAAGGCGGCGAGCTCATCGCCGCGCCTGCGCTGAGGAAGAAGGCAGCGATCAGTAATACCGCAGGCGTAACGTGCCCGGTAAAGGAGAGTACGGTGAGCAGGGCAGCGGCAATAAAGACCCACAGCTGTGAAAACAGCAGGTATTTACGGCGATCGACAATGTCAGCAAGCACGCCAGAAGGCAGCGCGAACAGGAACATCGGCAGACTGGCGGCGGCCTGGACCATCGCCACCGCCAGCGGATCGGTGCTCAGCGTCAGCATGGTCCAGTTGACCCCCACATCGTTCATCCATGAACCGATGTTGGAAACCACCGTCGCCAGCCACAGCATACGGAATACCGGCTGTTTCAGGGGTGCCCAGGGGGAGGTGCTGGCTGCGGGGTGCTCTTCCCCGACGTCATGAGCGACGTCCTGAATATCATTGACCTGCGCCAAAGCGAACCTCCCGTTGTCCGCCTGCAGCCACCCGCCATTTTCCAGGGCCAGTGATAGCAAGCGTGGTGAAGATAATCAGCAGCAGCCAGCCAAACTGCCCTTCGGCCACTGACCAGCCAGGATGCACAAACAGCATCGCCACCAGCAGCACGCCGATAATGGGCAGGCAGGCCAGGCGGGTACCGATGCCCAGAATGATAAATATCGGGCAGATAACTTCGGCGAAGATCGCGGGCAACAGGCTCATGTACGGGCCCAGGCCGAAGGGATCTTCTATGCGCGTCAGCTCCTCACTGAAATGAAAAATTTTAGGCAATCCATGCACAAAGAGCAGCAGCAAACTGCCGGTCAGCCGCAGGAAAAACAGCCCCGGATCGATCCGGGACGGGTTATGGAGAGCAG
This genomic window from Erwinia sp. E_sp_B01_1 contains:
- a CDS encoding DoxX family protein; amino-acid sequence: MRHSSALHNPSRIDPGLFFLRLTGSLLLLFVHGLPKIFHFSEELTRIEDPFGLGPYMSLLPAIFAEVICPIFIILGIGTRLACLPIIGVLLVAMLFVHPGWSVAEGQFGWLLLIIFTTLAITGPGKWRVAAGGQREVRFGAGQ
- the uca gene encoding urea carboxylase — its product is MFNTVLIANRGEIACRAIRTLKRLGITSVAVYSAADKNAQHVKDADIAIALGGEKASDSYLRIDKILAAATETGAQAIWPGYGFLSESLPFAAACEEAGIVFVGPTAHQIGEFGLKHRARELAADAGVPMTPGTPLLETLEEALSAAVRIGYPVMLKSTAGGGGIGLTRCADAEALRNAWESVRRLGEQFFSDAGVFLERCIDRARHVEVQIFGDGKGKVIALGERDCSLQRRNQKVVEETPAPQLPEATRAALLASAVKLGELVSYRSAGTVEYIYDAERDEFFFLEVNTRLQVEHPVTESVTGLDLVECMLLVAAEEQIDWDRLTKAPQGASIEVRIYAEDPLKNFQPSPGVLTEVCFPDDVRVDGWISTGTEVSAFYDPMIAKLIVHAENREAALAKMQQALSETRLHGIATNLDYLRQIVATEAFRSGKIWTRMLDSFTPLSPVVEVIQPGTWSSIQDYPGRLGYWDIGVPPSGPMDDFAFRLANRIVGNAEEAAGLEFTLQGPTLRFHSDALISLTGAECPATLDGETVAYWQPVNVKAGQTLTLGRAQMGCRTYLAVRNGFDVPEYLGSRSTFALGQFGGHAGRTLRVADMLAISQPELAACTTPAPVSEPQAVEASLVPVYGDEWRIGVLYGPHGAPDFFTQESIDEFFASEWQVHYNSNRLGVRLVGPKPGWARANGGEAGLHPSNVHDCEYAIGAVNFTGDFPVILTRDGPSLGGFVCPVTIAKAELWKVGQVKPGDRIRFHPISFDEAHALEQAQAKGVERLHAIPLPAYQVPSLAETEHGSATVLAAIKATAFTPAALYRQAGDNYILMEYGDNVLDLALRLRVHLLMTALREVGQPGIEELSPGVRSLQIRYDSRILSQKQLLNLLLNLEKNLGDVSKMKVPSRIVHMPMAFEDSATLGAVERYKETVKASAPWLPNNVDFIQRINGLNTREAVRDTIFDASYLILGLGDVYLGAPCAVPVDPRHRLLSSKYNPARTFTAEGTVGIGGMYMCIYGMDSPGGYQLVGRTLPIWNKFLKNAQFAASEPWLLHFFDQVRFYPVSEAELDLLRDDFREGRATIKIEETVFDFAEHTQFLSENADSIADFRARQATSFEAEVALWAQEEEGAPLTSDENLLPQEEEEGALQVSADLNGNIWKVLVEPGDEVTAGQPLIIVEAMKMELAINAPQAGRVKRIACQPGRAVSPGDALLWLE
- a CDS encoding alpha/beta hydrolase codes for the protein MSTFTAADGTEIYYKDWGSGKPVLFSHGWPLDADMWDSQMNFLAERGYRAIAFDRRGFGRSDQPWTGYDYDTFASDINDLIAQLDLREVTLVGFSMGGGDVARYIGQYGTERVAGLVLLGAVTPIFGKADDYAEGVDRSVFAGIKEGLRKDRAQFISDFSTPFYGLNAGQTVSEGALAQTLNIALLASLKGTLDCVTAFSETDFRQDMGKITVPTLVIHGSNDQVVPFETTGKVAAEMIKGAELKVYDNAPHGFAVTHQDRLNDDLLAFLQAH
- a CDS encoding LysR family transcriptional regulator yields the protein MQIEDLRIYGAVIDCGSFTAAADRLMLSKQYVSRRMAALEASLGARLLIRNTRKLSVTDAGRLFAQHARRILDEIEEAELAVSERRQELQGSFRISMPMSFGMSHLSPLIAEFLTLHPAVQFQVELADRYVDVIGEGFDMAIRIGSLDDSTLIARRLGKLERLICCSPSYLERFPAPVTPEQLTEHACLRFGREGQTGWELKVAGKRKVMAVNGPVHSNNGEVLLDAAVAGLGLVHLPEFIVGKALKRGELVRVLDDYLPPPLILNAVYPQHRQRSEVNRVFLEFLQEKLTPVTA
- the atzF gene encoding allophanate hydrolase codes for the protein MALTTGFTLSDWQHHYQQHPDDVLVTLENLVGGLSTDDNAWLYLATPAQIHVQVEPLLVAWQKDPASLPLFGVPFAVKDNIDVAGWPTTAACPAFTYQAAADATAVANLKAAGAVVIGKTNLDQYATGLVGTRSPFGAVKNTFNPDYVSGGSSSGSASVTARGLVGFALGTDTAGSGRVPAGFNNIVGLKPTKGWLSATGVVPACRLNDTISVFALTVEDAFLAATCAGGYDSSDAYSRVNPGLAPASLPATPRLAIPSRLEFYGDALAQAAWEASVTALQAAGATLHPINFSAFHQLAEQLYYGPWVAERTVAVGEMLDRKEEMDPVVHGIVASGHNYSAVDAYKAEYLRAELTRQIQQTLSQFDALVVPTSPTIHTLEEMKQEPVRFNSQFGTYTNFTNLADLSALALPGPFRADGLPAGITLIAPAWYDRALATFGQRWQASQALSLGATGKPQPHTHTPFPASPLHVRVAVVGAHLTGMPLNHQLTSRDAVLVEETITAACYRLYALANTRPHKPGLARGHDGAAIIVELWDIPLARFGEFVAEIPSPLGIGTLELADGRLVKGFICEPAVLPEATDITEFGGWRNWLSRRETDNV
- a CDS encoding MFS transporter; this translates as MAQVNDIQDVAHDVGEEHPAASTSPWAPLKQPVFRMLWLATVVSNIGSWMNDVGVNWTMLTLSTDPLAVAMVQAAASLPMFLFALPSGVLADIVDRRKYLLFSQLWVFIAAALLTVLSFTGHVTPAVLLIAAFFLSAGAAMSSPPFQAIVPDLVDKPSLGPAIALNSLGINISRAIGPALGGLILSLVGPWMVFMLNALSVLGVAFVLWRWKAEPGVQRLPPEHFFPAVRAGIRYVHAAPVLRNVLMRTVAFFVFGSAGWALLPLVARRELGLGPGGYGIMLACIGVGAITGAVMLPRLRKQFSADRLMVLASVMFALTMLALAYVRHFWLLNACEFFTGFAWIAVLSTLNLGAQRSAAKWVKARALAVYLTVFFGSMTVGSAIWGQLASHLSISVSLCVAAAGMILASSTVLRWRLDQDPDLNLDSAIEDDIAPRPEIRHERGPVMISYEYQINAADAHDFTVCMQDMRRVRRRGGAFAWSLYEDILQPGIFVETFVVGSWMEHLRQKERYTQNDRKIQNRVYGYHQGDNLPEVRYLVAPV
- a CDS encoding pirin family protein, producing MIEQRLSEQRGVGDHGWLKSHHTFSFANYWDPKQVGFSDLLVINDDRVAKARGFGAHPHSNMEIISYVLQGALEHKDSMGTGSVIVPGDVQLMSAGSGVTHSEFNHSSTEGVHFLQIWIIPAEKNTPPGYQQVSVTEAEKRGNLRLIVSPDGANNALKVRQDMKIYAGLFDGDEQQTLTLDDDRYAYIQVARGSITVNGVKFKEGDGARVRDEKTLTFSEGDDAEVLVFDLRPVEVNHQTR